One region of Dokdonia sp. 4H-3-7-5 genomic DNA includes:
- the mfd gene encoding transcription-repair coupling factor codes for MSKNELSQHFAQSLQLQKLREAISHSQENNKNIQAKGLVGSALSFTISSAFESAESPFLIILNDKEEAAYFLNDLEQLRKEANVLFYPGSYRRPYQIEEIDNANILLRAEVLNRINSRRKPALLVTYPDALFEKVVTRKELDRQTLKIAVSDQLSLDFVNEMLFEYKFKRVDFVTEPGEFSVRGGIVDVFSFSHDEPYRIEFFGDEVDSIRTFDVESQLSTGQVKKISVMPNVENKALTEVRQSFLEYISPKTVVFIKNRSLLVDRTDKNFAKAEEAFSNLDSEIKRNSPEELFMHGAALQQQLDTFATVDLTSKIDGAIADTTINFEQQPQPSFNKQFDLLIANLNENSAKGYKNYIACVTEQAAKRFHDIFDDADAIVKQYETVVLSLYQGFIDDEQKIAIYTDHQIFERYHKFNLKNGYAKKQSITLKELSHLSVGDYVTHIDHGIGKFGGLQKIDVEGKPQEAIKLIYGERDILYLSIHSLHKITKYNGKDGKPPQIYKLGSQAWKKLKAKTKSRVKHVAFNLIKLYAKRRLQKGYAFGPDTHMQHELEASFIYEDTPDQSSATEDVKRDMESERPMDRLVCGDVGFGKTEVAIRAAFKAVDGGKQVAVLVPTTILAYQHARTFKERLKDFPVKIDYLNRFRTAKEKREVLAGLESGAIDIVIGTHQLTSKNVNFKDLGLLVIDEEQKFGVAVKDKLKTISETVDTLTLTATPIPRTLQFSLMAARDLSTINTAPPNRYPIESNVVRFSEEVIRDAVQYEIQRGGQVFFIHNRIENIKEVAGLIQRLVPDAKVGIGHGQMEGKTLEAKMLSFMNGEFDVLVSTTIIESGLDVPNANTIFINNANNFGLSDLHQMRGRVGRSNKKAFCYFITPPYSAMTDDARKRIQALEQFSVLGSGFNIAMKDLEIRGAGDLLGGEQSGFINEIGFDTYQKILNEAIDELKEDEFSELYNDDPAFAKAEKDYVKDTVIDTDFSLLFPDDYVNNITERLNLYTQLNNVKTEEQLDDFERQLVDRFGPLPEEAEDLLDSVRIKWVATKIGLEKVVLKNGKLTGFFIADQQSAFYQSPAFGRVLKFVQENAYRIGIKEKKLSKGLRLLLKSDDAKTVNDVVALLRPLMPESTKKKAAELPMDDGE; via the coding sequence TTGAGTAAAAACGAACTCTCGCAACACTTTGCACAGTCTCTGCAACTGCAGAAACTAAGGGAAGCTATTTCCCATTCCCAAGAAAACAATAAAAATATTCAAGCAAAAGGTCTCGTAGGATCTGCACTATCTTTTACCATAAGCAGTGCTTTTGAATCCGCCGAAAGTCCTTTTCTCATTATCTTAAACGATAAGGAAGAAGCTGCTTATTTTCTTAATGATCTAGAGCAGCTACGTAAAGAGGCAAATGTGCTTTTTTACCCTGGCAGCTATAGAAGACCTTACCAGATAGAAGAAATAGACAACGCAAATATCCTGCTGAGGGCAGAGGTTTTAAACAGAATAAACTCTCGTCGCAAGCCAGCATTGCTAGTTACCTATCCAGATGCGCTTTTTGAAAAAGTAGTTACTCGTAAAGAACTAGATAGACAGACGCTTAAAATAGCAGTGAGTGATCAACTGTCGCTGGATTTTGTAAATGAGATGCTGTTTGAATATAAATTTAAACGTGTTGATTTTGTTACAGAGCCGGGAGAATTTTCGGTACGTGGAGGGATTGTAGATGTATTTTCGTTTTCTCATGATGAGCCGTATCGTATTGAGTTTTTTGGTGATGAGGTAGATAGTATAAGGACGTTTGATGTGGAGAGCCAACTCTCAACTGGGCAGGTGAAAAAGATTTCGGTGATGCCTAATGTTGAGAACAAGGCATTAACAGAAGTACGCCAGAGTTTTCTAGAGTATATCTCGCCTAAAACGGTAGTTTTTATAAAAAACAGATCACTTCTTGTAGATCGTACTGATAAAAATTTCGCGAAAGCGGAAGAAGCATTTTCTAACCTTGACTCAGAGATAAAGCGCAACTCACCAGAGGAGCTTTTTATGCATGGAGCTGCATTACAGCAGCAGCTAGATACGTTTGCCACAGTAGATCTCACCTCAAAAATAGATGGTGCGATAGCTGATACTACAATCAATTTTGAGCAACAACCACAACCTTCTTTTAATAAGCAGTTTGACTTATTGATTGCAAACTTGAATGAAAACTCCGCAAAGGGTTATAAGAACTATATTGCCTGTGTGACGGAGCAAGCGGCAAAGCGTTTTCATGACATTTTTGACGATGCAGATGCGATTGTAAAGCAATATGAAACAGTGGTACTGTCATTATATCAGGGATTTATAGATGATGAGCAGAAGATAGCGATCTATACAGATCACCAGATTTTTGAGCGTTATCACAAGTTTAATCTTAAGAATGGGTATGCAAAAAAGCAATCCATTACGCTTAAGGAATTGAGCCATCTCTCCGTAGGTGATTATGTGACGCATATTGATCACGGGATTGGAAAATTTGGTGGATTACAGAAGATTGATGTAGAAGGGAAGCCGCAAGAAGCAATCAAATTGATCTACGGAGAGCGAGATATTTTATACCTCAGTATTCACTCGCTACATAAAATTACAAAGTATAACGGTAAAGATGGCAAGCCGCCACAAATTTATAAACTAGGTAGCCAGGCATGGAAAAAGCTTAAGGCAAAGACCAAGTCTAGAGTGAAGCACGTTGCGTTTAACCTCATTAAATTATATGCAAAACGTAGACTTCAAAAAGGCTATGCCTTTGGGCCAGATACGCACATGCAGCATGAATTAGAAGCTAGTTTTATTTATGAGGACACACCAGATCAAAGTAGCGCTACCGAAGATGTAAAGCGTGATATGGAAAGTGAGCGTCCTATGGATCGCTTAGTGTGTGGGGATGTAGGTTTTGGTAAAACAGAGGTTGCCATTCGCGCCGCGTTTAAAGCGGTTGATGGTGGTAAGCAAGTTGCTGTACTTGTACCTACAACGATTCTAGCCTATCAACATGCACGAACATTTAAGGAGCGTCTCAAAGATTTTCCTGTAAAAATTGACTATCTCAACCGTTTTAGAACAGCAAAAGAAAAGCGCGAAGTGCTAGCAGGATTAGAAAGTGGGGCAATCGATATTGTGATAGGTACGCACCAGCTTACGAGTAAAAATGTAAACTTTAAAGACCTAGGACTTCTCGTTATTGATGAGGAACAAAAATTTGGCGTTGCGGTAAAAGATAAGCTCAAAACCATCTCTGAAACCGTAGATACACTCACGCTTACAGCAACTCCTATCCCAAGAACACTGCAGTTCTCACTCATGGCAGCAAGGGATTTAAGTACCATAAATACGGCGCCACCTAATAGATATCCTATAGAAAGTAATGTAGTGCGCTTCTCTGAGGAGGTGATACGAGATGCGGTGCAGTATGAAATACAGCGTGGCGGCCAAGTATTCTTTATCCATAACCGTATCGAGAATATTAAGGAAGTTGCGGGTCTTATTCAGCGTCTTGTACCCGATGCAAAAGTGGGTATAGGTCACGGGCAAATGGAAGGGAAAACACTTGAAGCAAAGATGTTATCGTTCATGAACGGTGAGTTTGATGTACTGGTGTCTACCACTATTATTGAGAGCGGACTTGATGTGCCTAATGCAAATACGATTTTTATAAATAACGCAAATAATTTTGGACTGTCAGACCTCCACCAGATGCGAGGTCGTGTGGGACGTAGCAACAAGAAAGCGTTTTGTTACTTTATTACTCCTCCATACAGTGCTATGACAGATGATGCTCGTAAGCGCATCCAGGCGCTGGAGCAATTTTCTGTTTTAGGTAGTGGTTTCAACATCGCCATGAAGGATCTTGAGATACGTGGTGCTGGAGATTTATTAGGAGGAGAACAGAGCGGATTCATCAATGAGATAGGGTTTGATACATATCAAAAAATCCTAAATGAAGCCATTGATGAGCTTAAGGAAGATGAATTTTCAGAGTTGTATAATGATGATCCCGCTTTCGCGAAAGCAGAAAAAGATTATGTAAAAGACACAGTGATTGATACTGACTTTAGTCTTCTATTTCCAGATGACTACGTCAACAATATCACTGAACGCTTAAACTTATACACACAGCTCAATAATGTAAAAACAGAGGAGCAACTAGACGATTTTGAACGCCAACTCGTAGACCGTTTTGGACCATTACCAGAAGAAGCTGAAGATTTATTGGATTCTGTGCGTATCAAGTGGGTAGCGACTAAAATAGGCCTTGAGAAAGTGGTTCTCAAAAATGGAAAACTCACCGGCTTTTTCATTGCAGACCAGCAGAGTGCTTTCTATCAAAGTCCAGCATTTGGTCGTGTTCTTAAGTTTGTACAAGAAAACGCATATCGCATAGGGATAAAAGAGAAAAAGCTATCTAAAGGATTGCGATTACTCCTAAAATCTGACGATGCTAAGACAGTGAATGATGTGGTAGCATTACTACGACCATTAATGCCAGAAAGCACCAAGAAAAAAGCAGCAGAGCTGCCTATGGATGATGGCGAGTAA
- a CDS encoding DoxX family protein, translated as MKNWTDNQLAFVIARITIGINFLLHGVVRLPKMEGFASGLSKGFEGTMLPPALVEPIAFGLPIVELVLGVLLIIGFKTRLAAALSFILITLLMAGTSFKEDWDLVGSQMIYVIFFFIFIKNLRHNTFTIDGTSKTVVDGFTGQE; from the coding sequence ATGAAAAACTGGACCGATAATCAGCTAGCATTTGTAATCGCGCGTATTACTATAGGTATTAATTTCTTATTGCATGGTGTAGTGCGACTTCCTAAAATGGAAGGTTTTGCTAGCGGACTATCAAAAGGTTTTGAAGGAACTATGTTACCACCTGCACTTGTGGAGCCTATCGCTTTTGGACTTCCTATTGTAGAGCTTGTTCTAGGTGTGCTACTCATCATAGGTTTTAAGACACGACTTGCTGCGGCATTGAGTTTCATATTAATCACATTATTAATGGCGGGTACTTCTTTTAAAGAAGACTGGGATCTTGTAGGCTCACAAATGATTTATGTGATTTTCTTCTTCATCTTTATTAAAAATTTACGCCATAATACCTTTACAATAGACGGTACATCAAAGACGGTAGTAGACGGATTTACAGGCCAAGAGTAA
- a CDS encoding dihydrolipoyl dehydrogenase family protein — translation MGFEHYDIFVIGTGSAGRQVATRCAKAGMKVAIADNREYGGTCANRGCDPKKVLLNASEIIARTSHMAEVGVTEVATINWQALQQFKEKFVSAMPVKTEDSLEQAGITMYHQSPEFIEEGLLIVEGKKVTVDKVVIATGLIPRPLHFKGAELFKTSDDFLELPELPKSIIFVGGGYIAMEFAHIAARCGVDVTIIERGERVLKMFDESITSLLQEASTDIGIKFIFEADVIGAEMLQKNTRVHYKQDGKEHKLKAEMVFNTSGRVPSIDMLALDKGNVEATPRGIKVNKYLQSVSNPNVYACGDVADSGSLPLTPLSSLEGKHVGMQLATGERKAYTFPAIPTAVYTTPQLATVGITEQQAKAEGIEYKVLSEHVPDWFSIKRLNSPYYCYKTLKGPNDEILGAEILAPEASEMINLFAMAIQQKMTCTQFRETIFAYPTFASDMQSMV, via the coding sequence ATGGGATTTGAACATTACGACATATTTGTTATAGGCACAGGAAGTGCGGGAAGACAGGTGGCAACACGCTGCGCAAAGGCAGGAATGAAAGTAGCCATTGCAGATAATCGTGAGTATGGCGGTACGTGTGCAAACAGAGGCTGCGATCCCAAAAAAGTATTACTCAACGCTAGCGAAATCATAGCTCGCACCTCACACATGGCAGAAGTAGGTGTAACTGAAGTCGCTACTATAAACTGGCAAGCGCTGCAACAATTCAAAGAAAAATTTGTTTCTGCAATGCCTGTAAAAACAGAAGATTCTCTCGAACAAGCTGGGATTACCATGTATCACCAGTCTCCAGAATTTATAGAAGAAGGACTACTCATTGTAGAAGGCAAAAAGGTTACTGTAGATAAAGTGGTAATTGCTACTGGACTTATCCCAAGACCACTTCACTTTAAAGGAGCTGAGCTTTTTAAAACCTCAGACGATTTTCTTGAGCTTCCAGAGCTTCCAAAAAGTATCATCTTTGTAGGTGGAGGTTATATCGCCATGGAATTTGCACATATTGCTGCTCGGTGCGGTGTAGATGTGACTATTATAGAGCGTGGTGAACGTGTGCTAAAAATGTTTGACGAAAGTATTACGAGTTTGCTACAAGAAGCTTCAACAGATATAGGAATCAAGTTCATTTTTGAAGCAGATGTGATAGGAGCAGAAATGCTTCAAAAAAACACACGTGTACATTATAAGCAGGACGGAAAAGAGCATAAACTAAAAGCCGAAATGGTTTTTAATACCTCTGGACGTGTTCCATCAATTGACATGCTTGCTCTTGACAAAGGGAATGTAGAAGCCACTCCGCGAGGAATCAAAGTGAATAAATACTTACAGAGTGTCTCTAACCCTAATGTATATGCATGTGGTGATGTGGCAGATAGTGGTTCTTTACCGTTAACTCCGCTTTCAAGTTTAGAAGGAAAACATGTAGGTATGCAGCTTGCAACCGGCGAGCGCAAAGCATATACCTTTCCTGCGATTCCTACCGCGGTTTATACCACGCCACAACTCGCTACTGTAGGTATCACCGAACAACAAGCTAAAGCCGAGGGGATCGAGTATAAAGTGCTGTCAGAACATGTGCCAGATTGGTTTAGTATTAAGAGACTTAACTCGCCATATTATTGCTATAAGACATTGAAGGGCCCTAATGATGAAATACTAGGTGCCGAGATACTCGCACCAGAAGCTAGTGAGATGATCAATTTATTTGCAATGGCAATACAGCAGAAGATGACGTGTACACAGTTTAGAGAAACCATTTTTGCATATCCTACGTTTGCTAGTGATATGCAGAGTATGGTTTAA
- a CDS encoding pyridoxal phosphate-dependent decarboxylase family protein, with protein sequence MDKDKLELSKEEMTAYGYRIVDAVVEHFDTQNSKFPLASGTREEMDSLFLEEAPEKASDPQEVLEFVIEKVMKQSAISTHPKSFSFVPGPSNYVSAMSDTLATGFNIFSGGWSQSPPAAELEIVTISWLLKIFGFPVKKGGGIFTSGGSMANLTAIVTARRVMCGEDFANAVIYLSDQAHSSNIKALRIVGFTKDQIRLIPTDSEFKFSTIKLRSVIARDRLEGYNPFCVIATAGTTNTGTVDPLTEISKICKEEKLWFHIDGAYGGAAILAKNGKELLKGISKADSLTVDPHKWFFQPYEMGCLLIRNHKYLKSTFVEKPEYLRDIEGNESEINFYDHGVQLTRRFRALKFYMSLKTFGLEGFRNAITYNIKIAEKTEKLLRKSKKWEIVSPATLAIINFRYNPIGNKFTEKQLDELNQKISGMVTASREAQLVTTILNKQVVLRMCLINPRTTFDDVQDTLRLCEKFADEILG encoded by the coding sequence ATGGATAAAGACAAATTAGAACTGTCAAAAGAAGAAATGACAGCTTACGGATACCGTATTGTAGATGCTGTAGTAGAACATTTTGACACACAAAACAGTAAGTTTCCTTTGGCTTCGGGAACTCGAGAAGAAATGGACTCTTTGTTTCTAGAAGAAGCACCAGAAAAAGCCTCAGATCCGCAAGAAGTACTTGAATTTGTGATAGAAAAAGTGATGAAACAAAGTGCGATTTCTACGCATCCTAAGTCGTTTTCATTTGTTCCTGGACCTAGTAACTATGTAAGTGCTATGTCTGACACGCTAGCTACAGGATTTAATATATTTTCTGGCGGCTGGTCACAATCACCACCTGCAGCAGAGCTAGAGATTGTAACCATAAGTTGGTTACTTAAGATTTTTGGCTTTCCAGTAAAAAAAGGTGGAGGGATTTTTACAAGTGGAGGATCTATGGCAAACCTTACTGCTATTGTTACCGCTCGTCGTGTAATGTGTGGGGAAGATTTTGCAAATGCAGTTATCTACCTTTCAGATCAAGCACACTCGTCAAACATAAAGGCGTTGCGCATTGTAGGTTTTACAAAAGATCAAATACGATTAATACCAACAGACTCTGAGTTTAAATTTTCTACTATAAAACTTCGTAGTGTTATCGCTCGTGATAGACTGGAAGGTTATAATCCGTTTTGTGTAATTGCTACCGCAGGAACTACAAATACGGGAACAGTAGATCCTCTTACAGAAATTTCAAAAATTTGTAAAGAAGAGAAACTGTGGTTCCATATAGATGGAGCATATGGAGGAGCGGCGATTCTTGCAAAAAACGGAAAGGAACTTTTAAAAGGAATTTCTAAAGCAGATTCTCTTACTGTAGATCCGCACAAGTGGTTTTTCCAACCTTATGAGATGGGTTGCTTGTTAATACGCAACCACAAATACCTGAAAAGTACTTTTGTTGAGAAGCCAGAGTACTTAAGAGATATAGAAGGTAATGAATCTGAGATTAATTTTTATGATCACGGTGTCCAACTAACAAGACGTTTTAGAGCACTTAAATTCTATATGTCTTTAAAAACATTTGGACTAGAAGGATTTAGAAACGCCATCACCTATAACATCAAAATAGCCGAAAAGACCGAGAAGCTACTACGTAAAAGCAAAAAGTGGGAGATTGTATCGCCAGCTACGCTCGCGATCATTAACTTTAGGTATAACCCTATTGGAAATAAATTTACAGAGAAGCAACTAGATGAACTCAATCAGAAAATTTCTGGTATGGTGACAGCATCCCGTGAGGCTCAACTAGTAACTACGATACTCAATAAGCAAGTGGTGCTGCGAATGTGTTTAATAAACCCACGTACTACTTTTGATGATGTACAAGATACGCTTAGACTTTGTGAAAAATTTGCAGACGAAATCTTAGGATAA
- the pdeM gene encoding ligase-associated DNA damage response endonuclease PdeM, with protein sequence MTQTTIFNNAFLLHPTGAMYWKEQDILLIADVHFGKVAHFRKHGSAVPQKAIQTNFEQLDKAIAYYNPKEVCFLGDLFHSDLNIEWAYFEKWISDQTVKFTLVIGNHDIISPLRFEKLGITIYDERIIDNFLLTHHPEERDGLYNFCGHIHPGVRLQGMGRQALKMPCFFKKKSQLILPAFGTFTGNYLLEPEKGDEVFVLTPDEVILIA encoded by the coding sequence GTGACTCAAACTACAATTTTTAATAATGCATTTTTACTACATCCTACTGGCGCAATGTACTGGAAGGAGCAAGATATATTACTCATTGCAGATGTGCATTTTGGGAAAGTAGCTCATTTTAGAAAACATGGTAGTGCCGTTCCTCAAAAGGCGATACAAACTAATTTTGAGCAGTTAGATAAAGCAATTGCTTATTACAACCCTAAGGAGGTTTGCTTTCTAGGAGACTTATTTCATTCTGATCTTAATATAGAATGGGCTTATTTTGAAAAATGGATAAGTGATCAGACTGTCAAATTCACATTGGTGATTGGAAATCATGACATCATCTCTCCGTTGCGATTTGAAAAACTCGGGATTACTATTTATGATGAAAGAATCATAGATAATTTTTTACTCACTCACCATCCTGAAGAACGAGATGGGCTATATAATTTTTGTGGTCACATACATCCAGGAGTTCGATTGCAGGGTATGGGAAGACAAGCGCTAAAAATGCCTTGTTTTTTCAAGAAGAAAAGCCAACTCATATTACCTGCCTTTGGAACTTTTACAGGTAATTATTTACTAGAACCAGAAAAAGGTGATGAGGTATTTGTGCTAACTCCAGATGAAGTGATTTTAATAGCATAA
- a CDS encoding lycopene cyclase family protein — protein sequence MQNQYDYIILGAGLSGLTTALRMARDTFFKNASIAIIDQDLHKKNDRTWCFWETTPDLFESVVSYSWPSVLIKGNKQSTTIDISPYTYKKVESEQLYAFAKAELSQHSNITFIQGEITHVSEKENGAIAKTVDNEYHATTILNSIYKPKQLENQQKVVVLQQHFVGWFVKTDKAVFNTKVATYMDFSIPQKGNCRFMYILPTSPQEALIEYTLFSKDLLPKKEYEEAIKDYLNNLGVTDYEITNREYGSIPMTTYNFAQHNSKHVLHIGTAGGWTKASTGYTFKHTLKKSAALIDFLKSGKPLKNYSLKNRWTFYDGVLLEVLAAHNERGAEIFTRMFKKGKAAHIFRFLDEESSYKDELEVILSAPKIPFIKAAFKVLFKK from the coding sequence GTGCAAAATCAATACGATTATATTATTCTAGGTGCTGGTCTTTCTGGACTAACAACAGCGCTTCGTATGGCAAGAGATACCTTTTTTAAAAATGCGTCTATTGCTATCATCGATCAAGATCTCCATAAAAAAAATGATCGCACTTGGTGTTTTTGGGAGACTACTCCAGATCTGTTTGAAAGCGTCGTTTCTTACTCTTGGCCTTCGGTATTAATTAAAGGAAATAAACAAAGTACGACCATAGACATATCTCCATATACCTACAAAAAGGTGGAGAGTGAGCAATTGTACGCTTTCGCGAAAGCAGAATTATCGCAACATAGCAATATCACGTTTATACAAGGTGAAATAACACATGTCTCTGAAAAAGAAAACGGAGCAATAGCAAAAACTGTTGATAATGAATATCATGCTACCACAATTTTAAATAGCATTTACAAACCAAAGCAATTAGAAAATCAGCAAAAAGTTGTGGTATTACAACAGCACTTTGTAGGCTGGTTTGTAAAGACTGATAAGGCTGTTTTTAATACTAAAGTAGCAACGTACATGGATTTTAGCATACCTCAAAAAGGTAATTGCAGATTTATGTATATACTTCCTACTTCTCCTCAAGAAGCACTTATAGAATACACGCTTTTCTCTAAAGATTTACTTCCTAAAAAAGAGTACGAAGAAGCTATAAAGGATTATTTAAATAATCTTGGAGTAACAGATTATGAAATCACAAATCGAGAATACGGGAGTATCCCTATGACCACTTATAACTTTGCTCAACACAATAGCAAGCATGTGCTACATATAGGTACTGCAGGCGGGTGGACTAAAGCGAGTACAGGATATACATTTAAACATACCTTGAAAAAATCTGCGGCGCTTATTGATTTTTTAAAAAGTGGTAAACCTCTAAAAAATTATAGCCTTAAAAATCGCTGGACTTTTTATGATGGCGTATTGCTTGAAGTTCTTGCTGCGCACAATGAACGTGGTGCAGAGATTTTTACACGCATGTTTAAAAAAGGAAAAGCCGCACATATCTTTAGATTTCTAGATGAAGAATCATCCTATAAAGATGAGCTTGAAGTTATTTTAAGTGCGCCTAAAATTCCTTTTATAAAAGCGGCATTTAAGGTATTATTTAAAAAGTAA